Proteins encoded together in one Lathyrus oleraceus cultivar Zhongwan6 chromosome 5, CAAS_Psat_ZW6_1.0, whole genome shotgun sequence window:
- the LOC127086100 gene encoding phytolongin Phyl1.1, whose amino-acid sequence MDSIQNKVHYCCVSKGNHVLYAYSGGSEEVEKIAALCLEAAPSFHRWYFETIGKRTYEFLMEDGYVYFTIVDEGLGNLVVLRFLEHVRDEFRKVARKGSRGFSPNMNSTNIQEKLVPVIRNLITSLENVSRSGSNWRDEASYDGLSPSPNNLNGQIEGAVSTKAPLLGKSSKPEKKKVKDHVIVMRDVELEEHRKSSDRGVRADSGNLDGISQGGAGASSSLQKDIGSTRIRSAPHTVRKKWWRQVRIVLAIDAAVCIILFVIWLIVCRGISCIR is encoded by the coding sequence AtggattcaattcaaaataaaGTTCACTACTGTTGTGTTTCTAAAGGTAACCACGTCCTGTATGCATATAGCGGCGGAAGTGAAGAAGTTGAGAAAATCGCGGCCTTGTGCTTGGAGGCCGCACCTTCTTTTCACAGATGGTATTTTGAGACAATAGGTAAAAGGACTTATGAATTTCTAATGGAAGATGGATATGTTTACTTCACAATTGTTGATGAAGGTCTTGGTAACTTGGTAGTTCTTCGGTTTTTGGAACACGTTAGAGATGAGTTCAGAAAGGTAGCTAGAAAAGGTTCAAGGGGTTTTTCGCCAAACATGAATTCAACTAACATTCAAGAGAAACTGGTTCCTGTCATTCGCAATCTGATCACTTCGTTAGAGAATGTCTCACGTAGTGGTAGTAATTGGAGGGACGAAGCTTCCTATGATGGTCTGTCTCCATCACCGAATAATTTGAATGGCCAAATCGAAGGCGCTGTTTCAACAAAAGCCCCATTATTGGGAAAATCGAGCAAACCAGAAAAAAAGAAAGTAAAGGATCACGTGATTGTAATGAGAGATGTTGAGTTAGAGGAGCATCGAAAATCTTCAGATAGAGGAGTAAGGGCTGATTCAGGAAATCTGGACGGTATTAGCCAAGGCGGCGCAGGTGCATCTTCTTCTTTGCAAAAGGATATCGGTTCAACGAGGATTAGATCAGCCCCACATACCGTTCGTAAGAAATGGTGGCGCCAAGTACGTATTGTTCTAGCTATCGATGCAGCTGTGTGTATAATATTATTTGTCATCTGGTTAATAGTATGCCGTGGTATATCATGCATTCGATAG